From Oncorhynchus mykiss isolate Arlee chromosome 6, USDA_OmykA_1.1, whole genome shotgun sequence, the proteins below share one genomic window:
- the LOC118964810 gene encoding fibroblast growth factor 5-like translates to MFVCVFQERFTDDCRFWERFQESSYNTYASVLHRNHRTGRDWYVALNKRGKSKMGSSPRVKSQHVSTHFLPRLSVHNLQSVRGFTITDRSKERRKKQAPLLKPPSQPYRDVNSETRKRVQTVKYWPKFRFG, encoded by the coding sequence atgtttgtttgtgttttccaGGAGCGATTCACGGACGACTGTAGGTTCTGGGAGCGTTTCCAGGAGAGCAGTTACAACACTTATGCCTCGGTGTTGCACCGGAACCACCGGACGGGACGGGACTGGTACGTGGCCCTGAACAAGAGAGGAAAATCTAAGATGGGCTCCAGCCCCAGGGTCAAATCCCAGCACGTTTCCACGCACTTCCTCCCCAGGCTCAGTGTGCACAACCTGCAGAGCGTTCGTGGTTTCACCATCACCGACAGGAGCAAAGAGAGGAGGAAAAAACAGGCGCCACTGCTCAAACCGCCCTCACAACCATACAGGGATGTTAATTCAGAGACACGGAAGAGGGTGCAGACTGTCAAGTACTGGCCCAAGTTTCGGTTTGGATAG